A genomic stretch from Penicillium digitatum chromosome 4, complete sequence includes:
- a CDS encoding MRNA decapping hydrolase, putative: MVDSLDTDKLAPEALITKFQVSKLLKQDQNGRRIALLGTIDNTQGILTAERAAFATESLAVLQAFHSAISRINNLGDNDIYRWYLASSSGNSDPTPAEASTNPHQDLKLNLIWPCTAQHIKKYSDQQLRMVTETAEIYRTHVRPYMQAKREEGRLNWVFNILEGRTEQEDVILRDEGHGPQDGFLMLPDLNWDRKSVGSLHLLALVQRRDIWSLRDLKKSFVPWLKYLRKRVLEATVSMYPALEEDQIKLYVHYQPTYYHFHIHVVHVMLEAGATQATGKAFGLENLISQLETLSGDGDASLADVDLTYFLGEAHELWTEIFEPLKQGKHPSR, from the exons ATGGTCGACTCCCTAGACACTGACAAGCTCGCCCCAGAGGCACTAATCACCAAATTCCAAGTGAGCAAGCTCCTCAAACAAG ACCAAAACGGCCGACGAATCGCCCTCCTAGGCACAATTGACAACACGCAAGGCATCTTAACAGCCGAGCGAGCCGCCTTCGCAACCGAATCCCTCGCGGTACTCCAAGCCTTCCACTCAGCAATCTCTCGAATCAACAACTTGGGTGACAACGACATCTACCGGTGGTACCTGGCCTCCTCAAGCGGCAACAGTGACCCAACACCAGCCGAAGCGTCCACCAACCCTCACCAAGACCTCAAACTCAACCTCATCTGGCCCTGCACAGCGCAGCACATCAAAAAGTACTCCGACCAGCAGCTGCGCATGGTAACAGAGACGGCGGAGATATACCGCACGCACGTGCGGCCGTACATGCAAGCGAAACGCGAGGAAGGACGACTGAACTGGGTGTTTAATATTCTCGAGGGTAGGACTGAGCAGGAGGATGTGATTCTACGGGATGAGGGACACGGGCCGCAAGATGGGTTTTTGATGTTGCCTGACTTGAATTGGGATCGGAAGAGTGTGGGGTCCCTGCATTTGTTGGCCTTGGTGCAGAGGAGGGATATTTGGAGTTTGAGGGATCTGAAGAAGAGCTTTGTGCCTTGGTTGAAGTATTTGAGAAAGAGGGTGCTTGAGGCTACGGTTTCTATGTATCCTGCTTTGGAGGAAGATCAGATCAAGCTTTATGTTCATT ATCAACCGACGTACTACCATTTCCACATCCACGTTGTTCATGTTATGCTGGAAGCTGGTGCAACCCAGGCAACGGGTAAGGCTTTTGGACTGGAGAACTTGATCTCCCAGCTTGAGACTTTGTCTGGAGATGGGGACGCTAGTCTGGCCGATGTTGATTTGACATATTTCCTGGGTGAAGCTCATGAGCTGTGGACGGAGATTTTCGAGCCGTTAAAGCAGGGAAAGCATCCTAGTCGATAG
- a CDS encoding Ribonuclease H2, subunit C, with protein sequence MPGMYAIRPCSKAISLSKKKDSTGQLMPNILPCRIHHDGPINSWDRYWTVKDEKDNTQTAHFRGRKLRGRRVALPDGYRGVIATHTDRVLPATQRADDGGAEEAEAEPEEPVKIMEMQGTFDEFVVWGHEALPAADDTFVKGVEEWLQFADAMHTTPTSAANGKESAA encoded by the exons ATGCCCGGCATGTACGCTATCCGGCCCTGCTCAAAAGCGATCTCACTgtccaaaaagaaagactcGACTGGGCAACTCATGCCAAATATCCTCCCATGCCGTATTCACCACGATGGTCCAATTAACTCGTGGGACCGGTATTGGACAGTGAAAGACGAGAAAG ATAATACACAAACGGCACATTTTCGCGGACGCAAACTCCGAGGTCGGCGCGTCGCCCTTCCTGATGGCTATCGAG GTGTCATCGCAACACACACAGACCGTGTGTTACCTGCAACCCAACGGGCAGACGATGGCGGCGCCGAGGAAGCAGAGGCTGAGCCTGAGGAACCAGTGAAGATTATGGAAATGCAGGGGACGTTTGATGAGTTTGTCGTATGGGGACATGAGGCTCTTCCTGCAGCAGACGACACTTTTGTCAAGGGGGTGGAGGAGTGGCTGCAGTTTGCGGACGCG ATGCATACAACTCCAACATCAGCGGCGAATGGAAAGGAATCAGCTGCTTGA
- a CDS encoding RNA exonuclease 4: MDKTALSSNWKKLQATFKKDPTIKRKPSDCESGDGIVKKRKLTEKQKPYNQDAKPTFKRKRMSDKNETGDSADAPAPKIETSSRYKENEGRSSSAELGKYVAMDCEMVGVGPNPDNDSALARVSVVNFNGDQIYDSYVRPKEMVTDWRTHVSGIAPKHMVEARTLEHVQKEIAEIMKDRILVGHAVSNDLDALLLSHPKRDIRDTSKHPPYRRIAGGGSPRLKMLAEEFLGIKIQEGAHSSVEDARATMALYRREKDAFEREHLKKWPARMLADTREKGEGQKKKKKKKKTTRKR, encoded by the exons ATGGACAAGACAGCGCTTTCCAGTAATTGGAAGAAGCTGCAGGCGACATTCAAGAAAGATCCTACGATCAAGCGCAAGCCCTCCGACTGCGAATCTGGAGATGGCATCGTGAAGAAACGCAAGTTGACAGAGAAGCAAAAGCCATATAACCAAGACGCCAAACCAACATTCAAGCGCAAGAGGATGTCTGATAAAAACGAGACTGGCGATTCAGCCGATGCACCCGCTCCAAAGATCGAGACGAGTTCGCGTTACAAGGAAAATGAAGGCCGTTCATCAAG TGCCGAATTAGGGAAATATGTCGCCATGGATTGTGAAATGGTGGGTGTCGGACCAAACCCCGACAACGACTCTGCACTTGCCCGCGTCAGCGTCGTAAACTTCAACGGCGACCAAATATACGATTCCTACGTGCGCCCCAAGGAGATGGTCACCGACTGGCGCACGCATGTGAGCGGGATTGCTCCAAAGCACATGGTGGAGGCACGAACCCTTGAACACGTCCAAAAGGAAATTGCAGAAATCATGAAGGACCGCATTCTCGTCGGCCACGCTGTCAGCAACGATTTAGATGCTCTCCTTCTCAGCCATCCCAAGCGCGACATTCGAGACACGAGCAAGCACCCACCGTATCGAAGGATCGCGGGCGGTGGATCACCCCGTTTGAAGATGTTGGCTGAGGAATTCTTGGGAATCAAAATCCAGGAAGGAGCGCATTCTAGTGTGGAAGATGCTCGGGCTACGATGGCTTTGTATCGTCGGGAGAAGGATGCGTTTGAGCGGGagcatttgaagaaatgGCCCGCTCGGATGTTAGCCGACACTAGGGAGAAGGGCGAGggccagaaaaaaaagaagaagaagaagaagaccacaCGCAAGCGCTGA
- a CDS encoding tumor suppressor protein Gltscr2 — protein sequence MSASVNAPQQFKQTSRKGKKAWRKNVDITAVQEGLRDLKDAEITGGLISEKPSDELFVLDTVGNEDVRKSFAKKQKKPLKSDEILAQRSMIPALDGRKRLNPNVTDGVIEPKTKKPKSDWVSKKEYLRLKQVAKEGNPLGKKTENEFYDPWAEDAEPTTTYDDPRFDFLQKPKPKVEPVTLKQAPISLAANGKPIPSVQMPHAGTSYNPVFEEWDKLLETHGAKAVEAEKLRLAEEAKEAEKQRLIEEAQNDNGEVKSDDESAWEGFESEYEKPEWLNKKRPERKSKTQRNKVIRRKAAEGKAKWEAARVKRDEQAQHILKIAEEVKQRELERQNQSDADDSEDGDDTALRRKTFGGKRAVPEKPLELVLPDELQDSLRLLKPEGNLLDDRFRTLIVQGKLESRTPITQARKARRQITEKWAAKDFKTGYE from the exons ATGTCGGCCTCAGTGAATGCCCCGCAGCAATTTAAGCAAACTTCCCGTAAGGGCAAGAAGGCGTGGCGCAAGAATGTCGATATCACCGCCGTGCAGGAGGGTTTGCGCGATCTGAAGGACGCCGAGATCACAGG TGGTCTTATCTCCGAAAAGCCTTCCGATGAACTTTTCGTACTCGATACTGTCGGTAACGAAGATGTGCGCAAGTCTTTCGccaaaaagcaaaagaagCCCCTCAAGTCAGACGAGATCCTTGCCCAGCGGTCGATGATTCCCGCCCTGGATGGCCGCAAGCGCTTAAACCCTAACGTCACCGATGGAGTCATTGAgccgaagacgaagaagcccaagaGCGACTGGGTTAGCAAAAAGGAATATCTCCGCCTGAAGCAAGTAGCAAAGGAAGGAAACCCTCTGGGTAAGAAGACCGAAAATGAGTTCTACGATCCGTGGGCGGAAGATGCCGAACCCACGACCACGTACGACGACCCTCGCTTTGATTTCCTGCAGAAGCCCAAGCCCAAGGTTGAGCCGGTCACATTAAAACAAGCCCCAATCTCGCTTGCTGCCAATGGAAAACCGATTCCCTCCGTCCAGATGCCACACGCCGGAACCAGTTACAACCCTGTCTTTGAAGAGTGGGACAAACTATTGGAGACACATGGTGCTAAGGCGGTCGAGGCCGAGAAACTGCGGCTGGCCGAAGAGGCCAAGGAAGCTGAGAAGCAGCGTCTTATTGAGGAGGCCCAGAACGACAACGGCGAGGTGAAGTCGGATGATGAGAGTGCCTGGGAGGGCTTCGAAAGCGAGTACGAGAAGCCCGAGTGGCTGAACAAGAAGCGCCCCGAGAGAAAGTCCAAGACACAGCGTAACAAGGTCATCCGACGCAAGGCGGCCGAGGGGAAAGCGAAGTGGGAGGCAGCGAGGGTAAAGAGAGATGAACAGGCCCAGCACATTCTCAAGATTGCCGAGGAAGTCAAGCAACGGGAGCTCGAGCGCCAGAATCAGTCGGATGCGGATGATTCTGAAGATGGTGATGACACTGCCCTCCGCAGGAAGACCTTTGGTGGCAAGAGAGC TGTACCCGAGAAGCCGTTGGAGCTGGTGCTTCCCGATGAGCTGCAGGATTCTCTACGTCTCTTAAAGCCGGAAGGCAATCTCttggatgatcgattccgaACACTGATCGTTCAGGGTAAGCTCGAGTCCCGCACACCAATCACCCAGGCACGCAAGGCCAGACGACAGATCACGGAGAAGTGGGCTGCGAAGGATTTCAAGACTGGGTACGAATGA
- a CDS encoding Pre-mRNA-splicing factor cef1, with protein MPVVKGGVWTNIEDEVLRAAVSKYGLNQWARVSSLLARKTPKQCKARWIEWLDPGIRKVEWSREEDEKLLHLAKLMPTQWRTIAPIVGRTATQCLERYQKLLDEAESRENDELGLGGPGEESAAPSADDVRRLRPGELDPDPESKPARPDTIDLDEDEKEMLSEARARLANTQGKKAKRKARERQLEESRRLAVLQKRRELKNAGINVKVVTRKPGQMDYNADIPFEKPAAPGFYDTIEEKEQNERQREAFDPRKQQLANKRKGDQDDDAERKKRKNDKSSTSAASAAAARAGQMQKIREAEQSSKRRGLNLPAPQVSESEMEDIIKMGMAGDKASRISSDETSTRELLGNYSAIVGGTPIRTPRAAPEEDRIANEIKNIRALTETQSSLLGGDNTPLYEGSSSTGFDGIAPRRQAIVTPNPMATPFRQANGMGATPMLGGVGAGATPLRTPRDHLALNREGEGGQLIGSTPRDVKMHENFTRQQMRSKLASLPKPKESQWDFETPSESAEPTISADTSEEDASERDRRNNEAREKAAKAEFKRQSQVYQRGLPRPAVLDLNDLLQRASKITDTIEGQIANEAAILIAHDSRKFPVSDAQVKGRAPKLSQLDDQFLDAARASIAAEIASTETQQSEWQEKFDDGWSSARAKSLPGLEIYEDDEQDPFQQEQRMNSAFETIQTSLFATAEHGNKLEKKLSLHYGGYQNRAKTLRSKILEAGAALPAAENELDAFRTLQISEESALTRRLEKLREAVSFVMRREREAQDLYKSRKDELDELLAGTGTVNGWH; from the exons ATGCCTGTCGTCAAAGGAGGTGTCTG GACCAACATTGAGGATGAAGTGCTTCGGGCAGCT GTATCCAAATATGGTCTCAACCAGTGGGCTCGAGTCTCCTCCCTGCTGGCACGGAAAACACCTAAGCAATGCAAGGCGCGCTGGATTGAATGGTTGGACCCTGGTATTCGCAAAGTCGAGTGGTCGcgggaagaggatgagaaaCTGCTCCACCTTGCGAAGCTGATGCCCACGCAATGGCGCACAATTGCTCCTATCGTCGGGCGCACTGCCACACAATGTCTTGAACGCTATCAGAAACTTCTGGATGAAGCCGAATCTCGCGAAAATGACGAGCTTGGTCTGGGAGGACCTGGTGAGGAGAGCGCCGCCCCCAGTGCGGACGATGTCCGCCGCTTACG ACCCGGTGAACTCGATCCCGACCCTGAGTCCAAGCCTGCCCGCCCCGACACAATCGATCTGGATGAAGACGAGAAAGAAATGCTGAGCGAAGCGCGTGCCCGTCTCGCCAACACACAGGGTAAAAAGGCCAAGCGAAAGGCGCGAGAGCGGCAATTAGAGGAGTCACGTCGACTGGCTGTTCTCCAGAAGCGTCGCGAACTCAAGAATGCTGGTATCAACGTAAAGGTTGTAACGCGGAAGCCCGGTCAGATGGATTACAATGCAGACATTCCATTTGAAAAGCCAGCTGCTCCTGGGTTCTACGATACgattgaagagaaggaaCAGAATGAACGCCAACGAGAGGCATTTGATCCTCGGAAGCAGCAACTTGCAAATAAGAGAAAGGGTGATCAAGACGATGATGCGGAGCGCAAGAAACGCAAGAACGATAAAAGTAGCACCTCGGCCGCCTCAGCTGCAGCTGCACGAGCAGGTCAAATGCAGAAGATTCGCGAGGCTGAACAGAGCAGCAAGCGTCGGGGACTGAACTTGCCAGCACCGCAGGTCAGCGAAAGCGAAATGGAAGATATTATCAAGATGGGAATGGCTGGTGATAAAGCCAGTCGAATAAGTTCCGATGAAACAAGCACTCGGGAACTCCTTGGAAATTACTCGGCTATCGTTGGAGGAACTCCTATCAGAACCCCGCGAGCCGCCCCCGAAGAGGATCGCATCGCCAACGAGATCAAGAACATTCGGGCTTTGACTGAAACTCAGTCTTCCCTTCTGGGTGGGGATAATACACCTCTCTATGAGGGCAGCTCATCAACTGGATTTGATGGGATTGCTCCTCGGCGGCAAGCGATTGTCACCCCCAACCCCATGGCCACACCATTCCGCCAGGCGAATGGCATGGGTGCAACTCCTATGCTTGGCGGTGTTGGGGCCGGTGCTACGCCCTTGCGTACTCCTCGAGACCATCTAGCTCTCAATCGGGAGGGAGAGGGTGGCCAGCTTATTGGCAGCACACCCCGAGACGTAAAAATGCACGAGAACTTTACTCGCCAACAGATGCGGAGCAAGCTGGCCTCGCTTCCCAAGCCCAAAGAATCCCAATGGGACTTTGAGACTCCGTCTGAGTCTGCTGAGCCTACCATATCTGCGGACACCAGTGAAGAGGATGCGTCCGAGCGTGATCGCCGTAACAACGAGGCACGGGAGAAGGCCGCCAAGGCTGAATTCAAGCGTCAATCACAAGTTTACCAGCGAGGCCTACCCCGTCCCGCCGTTCTAGATCTGAATGATTTGTTGCAACGTGCCTCTAAGATCACTGACACCATCGAAGGCCAGATTGCCAACGAAGCTGCCATCCTGATTGCACATGACTCTCGCAAATTCCCCGTCTCCGATGCGCAGGTCAAGGGCCGAGCACCAAAGTTAAGCCAGTTGGACGACCAGTTTTTGGACGCAGCACGAGCTTCTATTGCCGCTGAGATTGCTTCCACCGAAACACAGCAATCAGAATGGCAAGAAAAATTCGACGACGGCTGGTCGTCAGCTCGCGCTAAGTCTCTGCCCGGTCTTGAAATTTACGAGGACGACGAGCAGGATCCTTTCCAACAAGAACAACGCATGAATTCAGCGTTCGAAACTATTCAAACATCCCTCTTTGCTACCGCTGAGCACGGAAACAAGCTTGAGAAGAAGTTGTCTTTGCACTACGGCGGATACCAGAACCGTGCCAAGACGCTGCGGTCAAAAATCTTGGAGGCAGGGGCTGCTTTACCTGCCGCTGAAAATGAGCTGGACGCTTTCCGTACACTCCAGATCTCTGAGGAGTCGGCTCTGACCCGGAGACTTGAGAAACTCCGTGAAGCAGTGTCGTTTGTTATGCGGCGTGAACGAGAGGCTCAGGATTTGTACAAGAGCCGAaaggatgagcttgatgaACTTCTTGCTGGCACAGGAACGGTCAATGGATGGCACTAG
- a CDS encoding Ribophorin I: MLQIKQSPDKPRPPPVDDNTTQDSPSKLSLSSSRTPLGPVVVFIARASNLTDHNYPKAKVDNNQMHEYLRSLLIITVAEHRKRFGLLGLRPHKMQTIIQPAHSRIPSVSRVGKYLGMALEEARASKTECIFVLHGWDGWTTDKMTIMDLCEQFRDIPFSLHVYANRGTLREFFEVNAHKVNAYFRHLVTVDDLSVTGDHSTALFIRILEALPTLQYAKYYPVLSAAERDNLAKYDKRFVGIYEEEKVNVPKLEVADSDGPKPEV, from the coding sequence ATGCTTCAAATTAAGCAATCGCCGGACAAACCTCGTCCACCCCCTGTCGATGACAACACCACCCAAGACTCCCCATCCAAACTAAGCCTGTCTTCTTCGCGCACCCCCCTTGGCCCAGTGGTGGTCTTCATTGCCCGAGCCTCAAACCTGACTGACCACAACTACCCAAAGGCGAAAGTTGACAACAACCAAATGCACGAATACCTACGCTCACTGCTTATAATCACCGTCGCCGAGCACCGCAAGAGATTCGGTCTCCTGGGTCTCCGTCCCCACAAGATGCAGACAATCATCCAACCCGCCCATAGCCGAATCCCATCCGTCAGTCGAGTCGGCAAGTATCTGGGAATGGCTCTCGAGGAAGCACGCGCGTCCAAGACCGAATGCATCTTTGTCCTACACGGCTGGGATGGCTGGACGACTGATAAGATGACCATTATGGATCTCTGCGAGCAGTTCCGCGACATCCCTTTCTCCCTTCATGTTTATGCGAACCGCGGCACGCTTCGTGAGTTCTTTGAGGTCAATGCTCACAAGGTCAATGCCTACTTCAGACACTTGGTTACAGTGGATGATCTGAGTGTTACTGGTGATCATTCGACGGCGCTTTTCATACGCATCCTGGAGGCTCTGCCTACCTTGCAATATGCCAAGTATTATCCTGTTCTGTCGGCAGCGGAACGGGACAATCTTGCCAAATACGATAAGCGGTTCGTTGGGATCTATGAAGAGGAGAAAGTCAACGTTCCAAAGCTTGAAGTTGCAGATTCAGATGGCCCAAAGCCCGAAGTTTAA
- a CDS encoding Oligosaccharyl transferase subunit (Alpha), putative encodes MRFFTATVLALLAPSLCAATNLTTPNRLDLPSGFKPPQVFKNTNLVRNTNLEKSYVRETINVVVENVDKKPQNDYYIPFPAEVFDRIGGFEVRDKKAPEKGRFDVDYTEAVSSDGNQYFVIHLPEPLAPKSQITLGISYSVLSSLSPLPATIGQADKQYLTYSFSAYMPSAYTTETQKTKLKFPSTNVPDYTTTDGLKSGSDPERKGATYTYGPYNTAKVVPGTEYPVTVRYEFTKPIITVNLLERDLEVSHWGGNLATEERYWLRNNCSKLTNQFSRVEWTFANYQKAPTSAVRELTYPLLPGSVDPYFIDDIGNVSTSRYRPSVGKSAGSLELKPRYPIFGGWNYSFRIGWNNDLASFLRHAAGVDSDSYVLKAPLIEGPKMAEGIQYERVIVRVVLPEGSHNVRFEILEGTNSNGLPGANHIHAHVSSLRTYMDTLGRTTLTLEVDSLTDEARDSKFVVTYDYTKIDALRKPFTIFAGLLTVFVAAWGIGKIDVSIKKR; translated from the exons ATGAGGTTTTTCACCGCCACGGTGCTCGCGCTGCTCGCGCCCAGCCTGTGCGCCGCAACCAACCTTACTACGCCCAATCGATTGGATCTTCCGTCCGGCTTCAAACCCCCGCAGGTTTTCAAAAACACAAATCTGGTTCGGAACACCAATCTTGAAAAGAGCTATGTGCGGGAAACAATCAATGTAGTTGTGGAGAATGTCGATAAGAAGCCTCAGAACGACTACTACATCCCCTTCCCTGCCGAAGTGTTTGACCGTATTGGGGGCTTCGAAGTGAGGGATAAGAAGGCCCCCGAGAAGGGACGCTTCGATGTGGACTACACTGAAGCTGTATCATCTGA CGGCAACCAGTACTTTGTCATTCACCTCCCCGAGCCTTTGGCCCCGAAGTCGCAGATTACTCTTGGAATCTCGTACTCGGTGCTTTCCTCTCTCAGCCCGCTTCCCGCGACCATTGGACAGGCGGACAAGCAATACCTCACCTACTCCTTCTCCGCTTACATGCCATCTGCCTACACGACGGAGACACAGAAGACCAAATTGAAATTCCCCAGCACCAATGTGCCGGATTACACAACAACTGATGGTCTCAAGTCCGGCTCGGACCCCGAGCGCAAGGGTGCCACATACACCTACGGTCCGTATAACACGGCCAAGGTGGTCCCTGGCACCGAGTACCCAGTCACCGTCCGCTACGAGTTCACTAAGCCCATAATCACCGTAAACCTTTTGGAGCGTGACTTGGAAGTCTCGCACTGGGGCGGCAACCTTGCAACCGAGGAACGGTACTGGCTGCGCAATAACTGCTCGAAGCTGACCAACCAGTTCTCGCGTGTCGAATGGACCTTCGCAAACTACCAGAAAGCGCCTACTTCGGCCGTTCGCGAGCTGACATATCCGCTTCTGCCTGGCTCTGTCGATCCGTACTTTATTGACGACATCGGCAATGTCTCGACCAGCCGCTACCGTCCGAGTGTTGGTAAGAGCGCGGGTAGCTTGGAGTTGAAGCCCCGTTACCCGATCTTCGGAGGCTGGAACTACAGCTTCCGTATTGGATGGAACAATGACCTTGCTTCGTTCCTGCGTCATGCTGCGGGCGTCGACTCTGACTCTTATGTCCTCAAGGCCCCGCTTATTGAGGGCCCTAAGATGGCTGAGGGTATTCAGTATGAGCGTGTGATTGTTCGCGTTGTTCTCCCCGAAGGTTCTCACAATGTCCGCTTCGAGATTCTTGAGGGAACTAATAGCAATGGCCTTCCTGGCGCGAATCACATTCACGCTCACGTGAGCTCTCTCAGGACTTACATGGATACTCTAGGCCGGACCACCTTGACCCTGGAGGTTGACAGTCTGACCGACGAAGCGCGTGACTCCAAGTTCGTG GTCACGTACGATTACACCAAAATCGATGCCCTGCGCAAGCCTTTCACAATCTTCGCGGGTCTGCTCACAGTCTTTGTCGCTGCCTGGGGCATTGGAAAGATTGATGTCAGTATCAAGAAGCGGTAA
- a CDS encoding Pseudouridine-5'-phosphate glycosidase: MLASRASLRSGCLRGTQLSSTRRYHGLAQSKFFQVSEEVRDAVATGKPVVSLETTIYTHGFPYPDNIALAALLESAVRANGGVPATIGILGGVAKVGLSAEELIELASTAQNKSALKVSRRDLGYICGMGMVGKPMYGGTTISGTMILSELAGIKIFGTGGLGGVHRGGENSMDISADLTELGRTPVTVISSGCKSFLDIPRTLEYLETEGVCVGTFADGRDGPVDFPAFFTRESGIRSPRVIQNEAEAAAIVYAQSKLPVSSGIHFANPVPLEYSISKAEMDLVIDEAIRLSHVEGYHGSDNTPFVLAKIKELSGGKSVVANRALVESNVKRATLVAVELAKLEQADLGTGSRHMPSIPGVAFSSQVASQVEDIPKPAITEAPIIPTLKADVVVAGSLAIDLSCDYTPFGDELTQAAPVPHTSNPAIIGQSLGGVGHNVAVAANYVGSDVLFCSVIADDLSGRAALSTLEKEGLSTAGIQVLPATPSTRTAQYIAINDVKKDLLIAMADMGIIELSESQIDFDGFWEPLLERTKPTWVVVDANWRPDVIAKWSAVARKHGARVAFEPVSTAKSRRLFGSDASSTGPTIGPNQTVPDNTISLACPNRLELAAMYTAARESLLFESAGWWHIINSMNMSPTGSRERLIAITSLSLVDEGLPQQTVQLLPFIPCIVTKLGGAGALLTQLLPPGDPRLTDPESAPYILARAWPGSDVPFGGVYMRLFSPDIILDAEDIVSVNAAGDTLLGVVVAGLAKDPSVRIENVIPIAQEASRKTLASAGGVSEKLVELRDSLGL; encoded by the exons ATGCTTGCCTCTCGGGCTTCTCTAAGGTCCGGCTGTTTGAGAGGAACCCAACTGTCGTCTACTCGTCGTTACCACGGTCTTGCCCAGAGCAAGTTCTTTCAGGTGTCAGAAGAAGTGCGTGATGCAGTTGCTACAGGCAAACCAGTCGTCTCACTCGAGACGACAATCTATACACACG GTTTCCCTTACCCTGATAACATTGCTCTCGCCGCATTGCTGGAGTCTGCTGTGAGAGCCAACGGTGGAGTTCCTGCAACTATAGGAATCCTTGGTGGTGTGGCCAAAGTTGGCCTGAGTGCGGAAGAGCTTATCGAGCTGGCCTCGACAGCCCAAAATAAGAGCGCTCTGAAAGTGTCTCGTAGGGATCTTGGATATATCTGTGGCATG GGCATGGTTGGTAAGCCAATGTACGGCGGTACTACAATCTCGGGCACTATGATCCTGTCAGAACTAGCTGGCATCAAAATTTTTGGCACCGGTGGACTAG GTGGTGTGCATCGCGGAGGTGAAAACTCAATGGATATCTCTG CCGATCTTACTGAACTTGGGCGCACCCCCGTGACGGTGATTAGCTCTGGGTGCAAGAGCTTCTTGGACATTCCTCGAACGCTCGAATACCTCGAGACTGAAGGTGTCTGCGTGGGTACATTCGCAGATGGCCGTGATGGCCCCGTTGACTTCCCTGCTTTCTTTACACGAGAGAGTGGTATCCGCAGTCCCCGTGTCATCCAAAATGAAGCTGAGGCTGCTGCCATAGTTT ATGCGCAATCAAAGCTCCCGGTATCCTCCGGTATCCACTTCGCCAACCCCGTCCCCCTGGAGTACTCAATCTCCAAGGCTGAGATGGATCTTGTTATTGATGAAGCTATCCGTCTTTCCCATGTAGAAGGTTATCACGGCAGTGACAACACGCCGTTTGTGCTTGCTAAGATCAAGGAACTAAGTGGCGGAAAGAGTGTAGTCGCAAATCGGGCGTTGGTTGAGTCCAACGTCAAGCGTGCAACCCTAGTAGCTGTGGAACTTGCCAAGCTTGAACAAGCTGACCTAGGAACAGGGTCTCG ACACATGCCATCAATCCCAGGTGTAGCCTTCTCAAGTCAAGTTGCCTCGCAAGTTGAAGATATCCCGAAACCAGCCATCACCGAGGCACCTATTATACCGACGCTAAAGGCAGATGTCGTGGTTGCTGGCTCGCTAGCCATCGATCTATCCTGCGACTATACTCCGTTCGGAGACGAACTCACACAGGCTGCACCAGTACCACATACCTCCAACCCAGCAATTATCGGACAAAGTCTAGGCGGCGTTGGCCACAATGTCGCCGTTGCTGCCAACTACGTCGGCAGCGACGTCCTCTTCTGCAGCGTCATTGCAGACGATCTCAGCGGCCGCGCCGCACTATCAACCCTTGAAAAAGAAGGCCTCAGCACCGCAGGCATCCAAGTCCTCCCAGCGACACCATCCACCCGCACAGCACAATACATCGCAATCAACGACGTCAAAAAAGACCTTTTAATAGCCATGGCTGATATGGGCATCATCGAGCTATCCGAATCCCAAATCGACTTTGACGGCTTCTGGGAACCTCTCCTCGAACGCACAAAGCCAACCTGGGTCGTCGTCGACGCCAACTGGCGGCCCGACGTGATAGCCAAGTGGAGTGCTGTAGCACGCAAACACGGTGCACGCGTAGCCTTCGAGCCCGTTTCAACAGCGAAATCTCGACGTCTATTCGGCAGCGATGCAAGCAGCACCGGCCCGACTATCGGTCCTAATCAGACTGTCCCAGATAATACTATCAGTCTTGCGTGTCCAAACCGCCTTGAGCTGGCGGCTATGTACACCGCTGCGCGGGAATCACTTCTGTTCGAGTCGGCCGGATGGTGGCATATCATTAACTCTATGAACATGTCTCCGACAGGCTCGCGTGAGCGCCTCATTGCAATCACTTCACTGTCTCTCGTCGACGAGGGTCTTCCGCAGCAGACTGTTCAGCTCCTTCCCTTCATTCCCTGTATTGTTACCAAGCTCGGTGGGGCGGGTGCGTTGCTCACTCAGCTTCTGCCGCCTGGTGATCCCCGTCTTACGGACCCGGAGTCTGCGCCGTATATTCTTGCTCGCGCGTGGCCTGGGTCGGACGTGCCTTTCGGCGGTGTTTACATGCGTCTGTTCTCGCCTGACATAATTCTAGATGCCGAGGACATTGTCAGTGTCAATGCGGCGGGTGATACGCTGCTAGGTGTTGTGGTGGCAGGATTGGCCAAGGATCCTTCCGTGCGCATTGAGAATGTCATTCCAATTGCTCAGGAGGCGAGCCGGAAGACATTGGCTAGCGCTGGAGGTGTGAGCGAAAAACTGGTTGAGCTGCGGGACTCATTGGGGCTGTAA